A DNA window from Ornithobacterium rhinotracheale DSM 15997 contains the following coding sequences:
- a CDS encoding ATP-binding cassette domain-containing protein, with amino-acid sequence MIHTLEADGIMLEFGERRILQNIYLQCKTGEVVGILGRNGQGKSCLMNIIYGKLKPLSKSVRIDKKVLLKAYLHSDLITYLPQFNFIPDSLKIVDVFKHFKLDLNVFLERFSNLKSETNTRFSNLSGGERRLVEVYVIIIAQSHFSMLDEPFSHISPIYTEKIIEVINEQRKNKGFLITDHMYDKIINNSDKIYILNQGSSYLMKEVEDLRKFGYTK; translated from the coding sequence ATGATTCACACTCTAGAAGCTGATGGGATAATGCTAGAATTTGGCGAAAGGAGAATATTGCAAAACATTTATCTTCAATGCAAGACGGGAGAAGTAGTGGGCATTCTTGGTAGAAATGGACAGGGAAAGTCGTGTTTAATGAATATTATTTATGGTAAGCTAAAACCGTTAAGTAAATCGGTGAGAATTGACAAAAAAGTATTATTGAAAGCGTATTTGCATTCAGATTTAATAACTTATTTACCGCAGTTCAACTTTATACCTGATTCGCTTAAAATTGTAGATGTATTTAAACATTTTAAATTGGATTTAAATGTATTTTTAGAAAGATTTTCTAATTTAAAATCTGAAACAAATACTCGTTTTTCAAATTTATCGGGAGGAGAGCGGAGATTGGTCGAAGTTTATGTAATAATCATAGCTCAGTCTCATTTTTCTATGTTAGATGAACCCTTTAGCCATATCTCCCCAATTTACACAGAGAAAATAATTGAGGTCATCAACGAGCAAAGGAAAAACAAAGGATTTCTAATCACAGATCATATGTATGATAAAATCATTAATAATTCAGATAAAATTTATATCCTCAATCAAGGAAGTTCTTATTTAATGAAAGAAGTTGAAGATTTAAGGAAATTTGGATATACTAAATAA
- the rho gene encoding transcription termination factor Rho, whose product MFDLNELTSKKVAELRDIAKDMGLKGFQPLKKQELIYLILDQQASNAVAQKSTSDRNKQKKNKHSEKNQNEQNEASQEQKQRKNVHQKEQAHTPDDVSKSDNDKDQNESKNNNNRRNNKQNNRNQNNNNQSNGGNQKQNRNNNQRNQHNHSNQQKANQPNNNQQNNNEENNNQNAGQQNQKNNHQQQNQKDKKPRNKFLDPNFEFDGIIDAEGVLEIMNEGYGFLRSSDYNYLSSPDDVYVSQSQIKLFGLKTGDTVTGEVRPPKEGEKYFPLLKIKEINGRDPEYVRDRVAFEHLTPLFPNERFHIAEKNNTISTRIVDLFSPIGKGQRGMIVAQPKTGKTMLMKDIANAIAANHPEIYQIILLIDERPEEVTDMQRNVQGEVVASTFDEPAERHVKVANIVLSKAKRLVECGHDVVILLDSITRLARAYNTVAPASGKILTGGVDANALHMPKRFFGAARNIEGGGSLTIIATALIDTGSKMDEVIFEEFKGTGNMELQLDRRIANKRIFPAIDLISSSTRRDDLLLDEPTSQRMWALRKIMSDMNPVEAMEFLKRQIELTHSNEEFLVSMNK is encoded by the coding sequence ATGTTCGATCTTAACGAATTAACGAGTAAAAAAGTTGCTGAGCTTCGCGATATTGCCAAAGATATGGGGCTTAAGGGCTTTCAACCACTTAAAAAACAGGAGTTAATCTATCTGATTTTGGATCAACAAGCATCTAATGCTGTGGCTCAAAAATCAACTTCTGACAGAAATAAGCAAAAGAAAAATAAACATTCTGAGAAGAATCAAAACGAGCAGAATGAAGCATCGCAAGAGCAGAAACAGCGTAAAAATGTTCATCAAAAAGAACAGGCACACACACCAGACGATGTTTCTAAAAGCGATAATGATAAAGACCAAAACGAGTCTAAAAACAATAACAACCGCCGCAATAATAAGCAAAATAATCGCAATCAAAATAACAATAACCAAAGCAACGGCGGAAATCAAAAGCAAAATCGCAACAACAATCAGCGAAACCAGCACAACCACTCCAATCAACAAAAGGCTAATCAGCCAAACAATAACCAGCAGAATAATAACGAAGAAAATAATAATCAAAATGCTGGGCAACAAAATCAAAAAAACAACCATCAGCAGCAAAATCAAAAGGACAAAAAGCCTAGAAATAAATTCTTGGATCCGAATTTTGAATTTGATGGAATAATAGATGCAGAAGGTGTTTTAGAAATCATGAACGAAGGCTATGGTTTCCTACGCTCATCAGATTACAATTACCTCTCATCTCCAGATGATGTATATGTTTCTCAATCTCAGATTAAACTATTTGGTCTTAAAACAGGAGATACCGTAACGGGCGAAGTGCGCCCACCGAAGGAAGGCGAAAAATATTTTCCACTTTTAAAAATAAAAGAAATCAATGGGCGCGATCCAGAATATGTGCGCGATCGTGTAGCTTTTGAGCATTTAACGCCACTTTTCCCTAATGAGCGTTTCCACATTGCAGAAAAAAACAATACTATTTCCACTCGTATTGTAGACCTCTTCTCTCCTATCGGGAAAGGACAGCGTGGTATGATCGTGGCTCAGCCTAAAACAGGTAAAACCATGCTCATGAAAGACATTGCAAATGCCATTGCAGCCAATCACCCAGAGATTTATCAAATCATTTTGTTGATTGATGAGCGTCCAGAAGAAGTAACCGATATGCAACGCAATGTGCAAGGCGAAGTAGTAGCTTCTACTTTTGACGAGCCTGCAGAACGCCATGTAAAAGTTGCCAATATTGTGCTCTCTAAAGCCAAAAGATTGGTGGAATGTGGGCACGATGTAGTGATTTTGCTCGACTCAATCACTCGTTTGGCGCGCGCCTATAACACCGTAGCACCAGCATCGGGCAAAATCTTGACAGGTGGTGTAGATGCCAACGCGTTGCACATGCCAAAAAGATTCTTCGGAGCCGCAAGAAATATTGAAGGCGGAGGATCGCTCACCATCATCGCCACAGCACTTATAGATACAGGCTCTAAGATGGACGAAGTGATTTTTGAAGAATTTAAAGGAACTGGAAACATGGAGCTCCAATTAGACAGAAGAATTGCCAACAAACGAATTTTCCCTGCCATTGATTTAATTTCATCGAGCACGCGTAGAGATGATTTGTTGCTTGATGAGCCAACCTCTCAAAGAATGTGGGCACTTCGCAAAATCATGTCTGATATGAATCCTGTAGAGGCAATGGAATTCTTAAAAAGACAAATTGAACTCACTCATAGCAACGAAGAATTTTTGGTTTCTATGAATAAATAA